From the genome of Nakamurella flavida:
TGGTCTCCGCCGCCACCATCGCCTCCTTGCTGCTGCGGGAGAACGTCGTGGCGCTGACCGTCATCTGGCTGCTGAACATCGGCGAGTACCTCCAGGATCTGACCCTGCGCCGCACCCGGCGGGCCATCGCCGACCTGATCACCGGGACGGCGGACACCGCGTGGGTCCGGGTGGCCGACGACCTCGAGCAGCAGGTCGCGACCGACACCCTGCGGGTCGGTGACGAGGTGGTCCTCCACGAGCACGTGGCGGCGCCGGTGGACGGGGTGGTGATCGACGGGGAGGGCATCGTCGACCAGGCGGCGATCACCGGCGAATCGCTGCCGGTGGCCGTCGCGGTGGGCACCACCGTCCACGCGGGCAGCGTGCTGCTGCGGGGACGCATCGTCGTGCGGGCCACCGCGGTCGGGTCGGACACGGCCGTCGGCCGCATCATCGACCGGGTCGAACGGGCCCAGGACGACCGGGCGCCCATCCAGACCGTGGGCGACACGTTCTCCCGCCGGTTCGTGCCCGCGTCCTTCGCACTGTCCCTGCTCACCCTGGTGCTCACCCGGGACGTCCGGCGGGCGATGACCATGCTGCTCGTCGCGTGTCCGTGCGCGGTCGGGTTGTCCACGCCCACCGCGATCAGCGCAGCCATCGGCAACGGCGCCCGTCGCGGCATCCTGATCAAGGGCGGCTCGCACCTGGAGCGGGCGGCGCAGGTCGACGCCCTGGTCGTCGACAAGACCGGTACCCTGACCACCGGGCGTCCGGTGGTGACCAACGTGGTGTCGTTCAGCCCGCGGTGGGAACCCGAGCAGGTGCTCGCCTACGTGGCCAGCTCGGAGATCCACTCCCGACACCCGTTGGCGCAGGCGGTGATCCGTTCCACCGAGGAGCGGCACATCGTCATCCCGTCCCACGAGGAGTGCGAGGTGCTGCTCGGCCTGGGCATGCGTACGCAGGCCGACGGTCGGGTGCTGCTGCTGGGCAGCGTGGAGCTGCTGCGCGCCGAGAAGGTGCGGATCCCGGCCAAGGCGAAGGGCTGGGTCACCCGGCTCCAGCAGGAGGCGGAGACACCGCTGCTGCTCGCGGTGGACGGGAAGCTGGTCGGGCTGGTCAGCCTGCGGGACACCGTCCGTCCGGAGGCGCGGGAGGTGCTGGCCCGGCTCCGCCGGGACGGGATCCGCCGAATCGTCATGCTCACCGGTGACCACCCGGACACCGCCGCCGCCGTCGCGGCCGAGCTGGGTGTCGACGAGTGGCGGGCGCAGGTGATGCCGGAGGACAAGCAGGACGTGGTGCGGGCCCTGCAGGAGCAGGGGCACGTGGTGGCCATGGTCGGCGACGGCACCAACGACGCCCCCGCCCTGGCCCTGGCCGACATCGGCATCGCCATGGGCCTGGCCGGGACGGACGTCGCGGTGGAGACCGCCGACGTCGCGCTGGCCGGGGACGACCTGCACCGACTGCTCGATCTGCGGGAGCTGGCCCGCCGCACCATCGGGGTGGTCCGGCAGAACTACGGCCTGTCCATCGCCGTCAACGCCGTCGGGCTGGCCGTGGGGGCGGGCGGGGCACTGTCCCCGGTGATGGCCGCCATCCTGCACAACGCCTCGTCGGTGGCCGTGGTGGGCAACAGCTCGCGCCTCACCCGATACCGACTGCCACCCGACTGAGCGGTCGCACCGCATCCCGAGGGCCCGGGCGCATTCCGCGTCCGGGCTCTCCGCGTCCCCTGCTACGCTCTATTGCAACTGATTCTCATTACTGTGCGGAGAGACCATGACCGTTCCGGTGACCATGCTGTCGTCGATCGACACCGTGCTGCGGGACACCGCGGTGTTCTCGGTGCTGACCGATCTGCCCGGGACGGGGGTGCTCCGGCAGGATCTCGACCCCGCCGCCGGCACCCTGCGCCGGGTGATCAGCGATGTCACCGGCATCGCCCAGGACGAGACGATCCTCCTGGAACACACCTGCCTGGGCTGCGCCGTCCGTGCCGACCTACTGCCCGCCCTGCGGGACATGGCCGCGTCCGGCCGGTGGGAGCGCATCGTGGTGGCCCTGCCCGTGTCCGCGGAATCGGCCGCCGCCAGTCACGCCCTGTGCGATCCGCGGGACGCCGCCGAACTGGGCGTGGCCCTGGCCAGCGTGGTCACCGTGCTGGACACCGACACCGCGGCCCACGACGTGATGGGCGAGGACCTGCTCGCCGACCGCGCCCTGGCCCTGTCCGTGGACGATCGGAGGTCGGTCGGCGAGGCGCTGGCCGCCCAGATCTCCCACACCGACCTGGTGCTCACCGTCGGCGCCGACGAGGTCGGCACCACCCTGGCCGACCACCTGCGCGGCGTCCGCTCGCACCGGTTCCCGCTGTTCGGGCTCGACCCGGCGGAATGGTTCACCCCCCGGCACGTGGCCGCCCACGCCCGGGCCCGGCTCGACCCCCGCACCGTCGCCCCACCCGCCGCGGCGAACGCGCACGGCGTGTGGAGCCTGGACCTGTCCAGCCGCCGCCCCCTGCATCCGGAACGGTTCGTCGCACGTCTCGGCGCCCTGTCCGGCGGCCGGGTGCGTTCCCGGGGCCGGTTCCGGCTCGCCACCCGACCCGACACCGTCGGCGTCTGGAACGGCGCCGGCGGACAGCTGTCCATCGGCGATGCCGGCGGATGGCAGGGCTTCACCCCGTCCACCCGCCTGGTCTTCACCGGCCTGGACGAGCACCGCGCCCGGATCACCCGCGCCTTCGCCGAGTCACTGCTCACCGATGCCGAGCTCGCCTCGGCCGACTGGCCCGGCCGGGCCGACGGCCTGGACGACTGGCTCGGCGCCCGCTGAGCCGCCCGGCTCCCGGGCGGAAGCCGGGATCACCGGCAACCGCAGGAATCACGTCGTCGGAGCTCCGTGGTGAATCGCACCGTCTCCGCGGGCCGGTCGGGTTCGGCGATGCGCCGCAGGAGCAGGGCGACGCTGGCCGCGCCGATCCGATCGGTCTGCTGGGCCACGCACGTCAACCGGGGGGAGAACAGGTCGGCCCACGGAAAGTCGTCGAACACGCCCAGGGCGATGCCCTCCGGCGGGACGATCCCGCGGGCCCGGAGCGCCTGCATGATGCCGATCGTCATGCGGTTGTTGCCGGAGAACAGCGCGGTGGGGGGATCCGGATGGTTCAGCAGTGCGTGAGTGGCCTGCTCGGCCCGCGTCTCGTCGGAGTGCCCGGGTTCGATCAGGGTCGGATCGAGCGGGAGTCCGGCGGAGTCCAGCGCCGCCCGGTAGCCGGCAAGTCGCTCCTCGGTGGTGGAGCTCCCGGCCTGCCCGCAGACCATCCCGATCCGTCGGTGGCCGTGGTCGATCAGGTGGCGGACGACCGCGATCGTCGCGTCGTAGTTCTCGGTCCCCGAGAAATCGTGGCCGCCCACCCCGTGACCCAGGTCGAACCGGTCGACGAACACCGTGGGCACCCGCTGGTCACGCACGACCTGCAGGGCCCGACTGGGATCCCCCGACGGCTGCATGAGCAGACCGTCGACCTTGCGGGTGCACAGGTTGAGCACCGAGCGGTACTCGAGCTCCGACTCGTCGCGGTGATCGGCGAGCAGGAGGCTGTACCCGTTGGCGACCGTGGCGTCCTCGATCGAGGTGACCACGTCGTTGAAGTAGGGATTCATCACCGCCGACATGATCAGTCCGAAGGTCTGGGTACGACCGGTCCGCAGCGACGCCGCCGCCCGGTTGCTGACGTAGTCCAGCGAGGCGATCGCGCTCTCCACCCGCTCACGGGTCTCCTCCCGGACGAAGCGGGTGCCGTTCAACACGTGCGACACGGTGGCCACCGATACCCCGGCCTGCCGTGCGACGTCCTTGATGGTGGACAGGCGTATCTCTCCCATCGACCCGGGGTCGGGGGGGCGGCTCCCACCGCCCCCCCGACCTCGACCTGTCAGAAAGAGAAATCTTTCATGTTCTCCGGCGTCACGATGGTGGGCTCGCCCAGCAGGACCGTGCCGTTGTCGCCGACGGTGAACTCACCCAGGCCGTCGACGCTGTACTTCGTCCCCGCCTTGGGTTCGATCTTGCACTGGGCGTACTGCTGGGCGGTGGCGAAGGTCAGCGTGCCGAGGTTGGTCACGTTCCACCACACGTCCTGGACGTTGCCGGTCTCGATGTACTGGCTGACCAGGGACACCGGGCCGAGACCGGAGATCTTCACCCGGCCGAGGTCACCGCTCTGCGACAGCGCCTCCGACGCGGCCGGCAGCCCGATACCGGCGGGGACGATGATGCCCTTGAGGTCGGGATAGGCCTGCACGAGTTCCTTGGCCTTCTGGGCGTTGACGTCGGCCTTCTCCTCGCCGTACGCCACCGTGACGAGCTTCATCTTCGAGTACTTGCTGTCGTTGGCCAGCTTGTCCTTGATGCTCTCGATCCACGCGTTCTGGTTGACGGCGGTCTGGGTCGAGGACAGGATCGCGAAATCCCCCTCACTGCCGATCATGTCGGCCAGCGACGCCAGCATCTGATCACCGATCTTGCTGGTGTCGGCCTGGTTCAGGAAGAAGGCACGCGAGTCGGTCGCGACATCGGAGTCCCAGGCGATGACCTTGATGCCGGCTTCCTTGGCCTTGGCCAGCGCGGCCGAGGCACTGTTCAGGTCGCTGCCCGAGATCGCGATGACGTCGACGTCCTGGGAGATCAGCTGGTTCACGAACGGGATCTGGGCGGCGCCCGTCGCGTCGCTGGGCGAGGTGTAGATGACCGTGGACCCGTCCTTGGCCGCGGCCGCCTCGACGGCCTTCTGCACCGTCACCATGTACGGGTCCGTCCCCAGCTTGGGGATCAGACCGATCTTGATCGGGCCGTCGGTGCAGTCCGCGGAGGCGCTCCCGGCGGCCTCGGAGGTCGTGCTCCCGGCATCCGCGGCGCAGCCGGCCAGCGAGAACGTCAGCAGAGCCGCAGCTCCCAGTGCCAGGGGGATGGATCGCTTCATGGTGGGCCCTTCGTGGGTGGACATGGCGACCGCCGTGGGTGGCGACCGCCCAGGGGGGGTGGGGCGAGGAGACCGACGCGCGTGCTGCGTCCGGTCAGCCGGCTTCGACGCCCAGCGTCGGTACGGGGCGGCGGCGTTCGCGGACGGAACCGAGTAGGCGCTGGGAGAGGTTTGTGACCAGGAGGGACGCGATCAGGACTCCGCCCACGGCGATGCCCTGGGTGTAGCCGCTGACGTTCATCAGCTGCAGTGACTTGCGCAGCGAGAGGATGAGGATGCTGGCCAGGACGACACCGGTGATCCGGCCCTTGCCGCCCAGCACGCTGACCCCGGCCAGGAACACGACCGTGATGACGTCGAGTTCCAAACCCTGCGCGCCGTCGGGCGCGACCTGGCTGGTGATACCCATGTTGATCATGCCGGCCAGGCCGGCCATGACGCCGGAGACGAGGAACAGGACGAAGCGGATCCGGGCGACCCGAACCCCGCTGTACCGGGCGGTCTCCGGATTGCCGCCGATGGCGTAGATGCGCCGACCGACCTTGCCGCGGTGCAGCACGATCCCGAAGACCACCGCGAGCACGACGAAGGGCACGATCGCCCAGGGGATCGACAGCCCGGGGATGTTGTCGTTGCCGAGCACGGTGAAGAAGTCGGGCAGCGGCGAGATCGGGGTCCCCCCGAGGAGGACGTAGCACAGCCCCCGGAACAGGGCCAGGGTCCCGAGGGTGACCAGCAGGGCGGGCAGCCCGAGCACGGCGACGAAGAAGCCGTTGATCGCGCCGCACAGCAGACCGGTGACCAGCGCGGCCACCACGACCATCGGGACGGACAGTTCGGCCCGGATGGCCAGACCCGCGGCGACCGAGGAGAGCCCGGCGATGCTGGCCACCGAGATGTCGATGTCACGGACGATGACGAGCAGGGCCAGCGGCAGGGCCATCAACGCCGCGGGGGCGAACGTGGCCAGGCCGGTGGAGATGCTGAAGGGGCGGGTGAAGCCCGGCACCAGTGCCGCTGCCACCAGGAGCATCACCACCACCAGGACGAACAGGATGAACTCCCAGGAACGGAGCTTGGTCTTGACCGTGGTCAGCATCAGCGCACTCCCCGGGTGCTGCGGCGGGACAGCAGCGTGTCGACGAGAACGGTGAGCAGGATGGCTCCACCGAAGAAGGCCTGCAGGTAGGACGGATTGATCCTGGCCACGGTGATGGCGTTCTGGATGATGATCAGGGTGATGGTGCCCAGCAGGACGCCGAGGACGGAGCCCGTGCCACCGCGCAGGGACACCCCGCCGACGACGACCGAGGCCACCAGGGTGAGTTCAAGCCCGTACGCGAGCTGGCCGTCGACGGTCGCGAAGTGGGAGGCCCACATCGCGCCCGCGAAGCCGGCAAGCGTGCCGGAGATGACAAAGGCGGTGAAGGTACGGGCCTTGGTCCTGATGCCGATGAGGTCGGCCCCGGCGGGGTTGGACCCGGTGGCGTAGACGTCGCGGCCGACCCTTGTGGTCCGCAGGAAGACCGCGAACACGATGAACAGCAGCAGGCCGATGTAGACCAGCAGGGAGACCCCGAGGAACCGGCCGGCCGTCCAGGCCAACCATCCGGGCGGCACCATGCTCGAGGAGATCTGGCGACCGCTGGACAGGATGGCGTCGATCCCCCGGAAGATGGCCAGCGTCCCCAGCGTGACCACGATCGACGGCACCCGGCCGTAGGCGATGATCACGCCGTTCACCGCACCGCAGACCAGACCCACCGCGATGGCGACCGCGATGCCCAGGACGGCGGGTGCGTCGGGCAGTGAGCTCATCGTCCAGGCCGAGACGTACGCCGACAGCCCGATGACGGACCCCTGGGAGAGGTCGATGTTCCGGGTCAGCATCACCGTCATCTGACCCAGGCACGCCACCCCGTACAGCGCCGTGGTCACCCCGAGATCGCCGATGTTCGACGCGCTCACCAGGTTGGGGTTGATCAGTCCCAGCGGTACCAGGATGGCGGCGACGGCGATCAGCAGCCCGAACTCGCGCCGGGCGAGGGCCTTGCGCCACCACTGCCGCCGACCCGGGCTCTCCCCCACGCTGACCAGCTCGGACTCCTGCCGGGCCTCGAGGGCCCGCACATCGGCGGTGGTGGTGGTGCCGGGCTCACGACCCGCGACGAGCAGGCCGGTGGCGGCCAGTCCGATGTCGATCTGGTTGGCGTGCTCGGCGTCGAACTCCGCGGTGATCCGGCCCTGGTGCATGACGTAGATCCGGTCGCAGGTCCCGAGGAGCTCGGGCATGTCCGAGGAGATCATCAGGATCGCCAGGCCCTGCTCGGCCAGCTCGGCAATGATGTGGTGGACCTCGGCCTTGGCCTGGATGTCCACCCCCTGGGTGGGTTCGTCCAGGATCAGCAACCGTGGCCGGGTGGCCAGCCACTTGGCCAGCACCACCTTCTGCTGGTTGCCGCCCGAGAGGTTGCCGATCGGCTGGGCGTAGCCGGCGAACTTGAGCCGCATCCGCTGCAGCGGCCCGTCGACCAGGGCGAACTCGGCGCGCCGCCGGATCAGACCGGCGCGGGACGCCTGGTCCAGGACGGGCAGGGTCGCGTTGTCCAGGATGGAGAAGTCCTCGATGATGCTCTGGCCACGGCGGTCCTCGGACACGTAGGCGATGCCGTGCGCCAGAGCGGCCGCGGGCGAGGCGATCCGCACCGGCTTGCCGTCCAGCTCGACCGTTCCGGTGGCGACCTTGTCGATGCCGAAGACGGCCCGCGCCACCTCCGTCCGTCCGGCACCGACGAGGCCGGCCAGGCCGACGATCTCACCGGCACGGACATCGAGGTCGATGCCCGAGAAACGACCGGTGACGCCGAGATCACGCAGGCGCAGCACGATGTCGCCGATCGTGGCGACCTTCGGGGGGTAGATGTCGGTCAGCTCCCGGCCGACCATCAGTTCGACGATGCGGTGCTCGTCGGTGTCGGCGGTCACGAGGTCGGCGACCCGACGACCGTCACGCATCACGGTGACCCGGTCGGAGACGGCCATGATCTCCTCCAGGCGGTGGCCGACGAAGAGCATGGCGACCCCGCGAACCTTCAAATCCTGGATCACCGTGAACAGCCGCTGGGTCTCCCCCATGGTCAGCGAGGCGGTGGGTTCGTCCAGGATCAGGATCCGGGCATCGAAGGCCAGCGCCTTGGCGATCTCCACCAGTTGCTGCTCGGAGGTGCTGAGCTGGCCGGTGGTCATCACCGGGTCGACCTGCAGGCCCAGGATCTCCAACCAGCGGCGCGATTCCCGGCTCATCCGGGCGTGGTCCAGCAGACCGAACCGGGTGGTCAGAGGTCTTCCGGCGTAGACGTTCTCGTAGATCGGCAGATCGGGGAACAGGCCGGGGTGCTGGTGGACCACGGCGATACCGAGATGCTGGGCGTCCAACGGCGTGCGGAGCGCCACATCCTCACCGTTGACCCGGATCTGACCCTCGCTGGGTTGGTAGACGCCGCCGAGCATCTTGACGCAGGTGCTCTTGCCCGCACCGTTCTCACCGACCAGGGCGAGCACCTCCCCGGCCCGGAGTTCCAGGGACACGTCCCGGACGGCGTAGACGGTGTCGAAGCGCTTGGATACGCCGACGAGTTCGGCCGTCGCGCGGTCGCCCTCACCCAGAGCGACGGCGCCGCCCTCGTCCGGGTGTCGAGTGGTGCTGGTCAATGGTCATCCTCACCGTCGAGTGACACTCCGTGCTCTGCCGGACGCGACGCTAGACCATCAAATCGTTTACGTAAACGATTTTCTTACGACGTCAGCACCGACCGCGGCGCAAACCCTCGGTTCGGCCGGCACGACGCGGGGTCCGTGACGTCCGCCCGCGGGGAGCTGCATGGCGGCCGCCGCATGACGACGAAGCCCCCCACCACCGGTGGGGGGCTCTGTGCTGACCGCTCAGACCGGCTCGGGCGCCGGATCGAACCGGTCGGCCTCCCGGCGACTCCACCCGCGCCGCGCGCGTTGCGCGCCGACGAACCGGCAGATCAGCCAGATGGTGAACGAGATGGTGGTGATGTACGGGCTGATGGGCAGGCTCCCGCCCAGCGCGAGCAGGATCCCGCCGACCACCGAGATCAGCGCGAACACGGTGGAGAGCACCGGCACCCAGAGCGCGGACGCGGTCACCCGCATGGCGGCGGCGGCCGGGGTGACCAGCAGGGAGAGCACCAGCAGTGCCCCGACGATCTGCACGGACATGGCCACCGTCAGGCCCAGCACGATCATGAACACCGGCGACAGGGCGCGGACCGGGACGCCGCGGGCCGCAGCGATCTCCGGGTCGACCGAGGCGAACATCAGCGGGCGCCACATGATGGCGAGAGCACCGAGGACGACGACGGCGACCCCGCCCAGCCAGAACAGCTGGGGGTCGTCGACCGCGACGATCTGACCGAGGAGCAGGCCGAACTTGTTGGCCGAGCGGCCCGGGTACAGGGCCAGGAACAGCACCCCGAGCCCGAGCCCGAAGGGCATGAGCACGCCGATCACCGACGACCGGTCCCGGGCGCGGACCCCGAGCACGCCGATGATGAGCGCCGCGGCCAGCGAGCCGACCACCGAGCCGACGACAACGTTCAAGCCCAGCAGCAGGAACAGCGCCGCCCCGGCGA
Proteins encoded in this window:
- a CDS encoding heavy metal translocating P-type ATPase; protein product: MITSTDPVGRDLRTARAARAVGTVDAVEAGLTAFVRSDHAGRRRLQVDGIRGATARAVALEDAVGPLRGVRAVQAFPRTGAVLVWYSAASLDEDALTAAVASAGAVSPAAVATRLPRSADVTGSDLVRMIVGGAALILLGGRRYVLRRPPALGPTSRLFASGVTLFTGYPFLRGAVAALRGRRTAGTDALVSAATIASLLLRENVVALTVIWLLNIGEYLQDLTLRRTRRAIADLITGTADTAWVRVADDLEQQVATDTLRVGDEVVLHEHVAAPVDGVVIDGEGIVDQAAITGESLPVAVAVGTTVHAGSVLLRGRIVVRATAVGSDTAVGRIIDRVERAQDDRAPIQTVGDTFSRRFVPASFALSLLTLVLTRDVRRAMTMLLVACPCAVGLSTPTAISAAIGNGARRGILIKGGSHLERAAQVDALVVDKTGTLTTGRPVVTNVVSFSPRWEPEQVLAYVASSEIHSRHPLAQAVIRSTEERHIVIPSHEECEVLLGLGMRTQADGRVLLLGSVELLRAEKVRIPAKAKGWVTRLQQEAETPLLLAVDGKLVGLVSLRDTVRPEAREVLARLRRDGIRRIVMLTGDHPDTAAAVAAELGVDEWRAQVMPEDKQDVVRALQEQGHVVAMVGDGTNDAPALALADIGIAMGLAGTDVAVETADVALAGDDLHRLLDLRELARRTIGVVRQNYGLSIAVNAVGLAVGAGGALSPVMAAILHNASSVAVVGNSSRLTRYRLPPD
- a CDS encoding CobW family GTP-binding protein, producing the protein MTVPVTMLSSIDTVLRDTAVFSVLTDLPGTGVLRQDLDPAAGTLRRVISDVTGIAQDETILLEHTCLGCAVRADLLPALRDMAASGRWERIVVALPVSAESAAASHALCDPRDAAELGVALASVVTVLDTDTAAHDVMGEDLLADRALALSVDDRRSVGEALAAQISHTDLVLTVGADEVGTTLADHLRGVRSHRFPLFGLDPAEWFTPRHVAAHARARLDPRTVAPPAAANAHGVWSLDLSSRRPLHPERFVARLGALSGGRVRSRGRFRLATRPDTVGVWNGAGGQLSIGDAGGWQGFTPSTRLVFTGLDEHRARITRAFAESLLTDAELASADWPGRADGLDDWLGAR
- a CDS encoding LacI family DNA-binding transcriptional regulator, with amino-acid sequence MGEIRLSTIKDVARQAGVSVATVSHVLNGTRFVREETRERVESAIASLDYVSNRAAASLRTGRTQTFGLIMSAVMNPYFNDVVTSIEDATVANGYSLLLADHRDESELEYRSVLNLCTRKVDGLLMQPSGDPSRALQVVRDQRVPTVFVDRFDLGHGVGGHDFSGTENYDATIAVVRHLIDHGHRRIGMVCGQAGSSTTEERLAGYRAALDSAGLPLDPTLIEPGHSDETRAEQATHALLNHPDPPTALFSGNNRMTIGIMQALRARGIVPPEGIALGVFDDFPWADLFSPRLTCVAQQTDRIGAASVALLLRRIAEPDRPAETVRFTTELRRRDSCGCR
- a CDS encoding substrate-binding domain-containing protein, whose amino-acid sequence is MKRSIPLALGAAALLTFSLAGCAADAGSTTSEAAGSASADCTDGPIKIGLIPKLGTDPYMVTVQKAVEAAAAKDGSTVIYTSPSDATGAAQIPFVNQLISQDVDVIAISGSDLNSASAALAKAKEAGIKVIAWDSDVATDSRAFFLNQADTSKIGDQMLASLADMIGSEGDFAILSSTQTAVNQNAWIESIKDKLANDSKYSKMKLVTVAYGEEKADVNAQKAKELVQAYPDLKGIIVPAGIGLPAASEALSQSGDLGRVKISGLGPVSLVSQYIETGNVQDVWWNVTNLGTLTFATAQQYAQCKIEPKAGTKYSVDGLGEFTVGDNGTVLLGEPTIVTPENMKDFSF
- a CDS encoding ABC transporter permease encodes the protein MLTTVKTKLRSWEFILFVLVVVMLLVAAALVPGFTRPFSISTGLATFAPAALMALPLALLVIVRDIDISVASIAGLSSVAAGLAIRAELSVPMVVVAALVTGLLCGAINGFFVAVLGLPALLVTLGTLALFRGLCYVLLGGTPISPLPDFFTVLGNDNIPGLSIPWAIVPFVVLAVVFGIVLHRGKVGRRIYAIGGNPETARYSGVRVARIRFVLFLVSGVMAGLAGMINMGITSQVAPDGAQGLELDVITVVFLAGVSVLGGKGRITGVVLASILILSLRKSLQLMNVSGYTQGIAVGGVLIASLLVTNLSQRLLGSVRERRRPVPTLGVEAG
- a CDS encoding ATP-binding cassette domain-containing protein, which gives rise to MTSTTRHPDEGGAVALGEGDRATAELVGVSKRFDTVYAVRDVSLELRAGEVLALVGENGAGKSTCVKMLGGVYQPSEGQIRVNGEDVALRTPLDAQHLGIAVVHQHPGLFPDLPIYENVYAGRPLTTRFGLLDHARMSRESRRWLEILGLQVDPVMTTGQLSTSEQQLVEIAKALAFDARILILDEPTASLTMGETQRLFTVIQDLKVRGVAMLFVGHRLEEIMAVSDRVTVMRDGRRVADLVTADTDEHRIVELMVGRELTDIYPPKVATIGDIVLRLRDLGVTGRFSGIDLDVRAGEIVGLAGLVGAGRTEVARAVFGIDKVATGTVELDGKPVRIASPAAALAHGIAYVSEDRRGQSIIEDFSILDNATLPVLDQASRAGLIRRRAEFALVDGPLQRMRLKFAGYAQPIGNLSGGNQQKVVLAKWLATRPRLLILDEPTQGVDIQAKAEVHHIIAELAEQGLAILMISSDMPELLGTCDRIYVMHQGRITAEFDAEHANQIDIGLAATGLLVAGREPGTTTTADVRALEARQESELVSVGESPGRRQWWRKALARREFGLLIAVAAILVPLGLINPNLVSASNIGDLGVTTALYGVACLGQMTVMLTRNIDLSQGSVIGLSAYVSAWTMSSLPDAPAVLGIAVAIAVGLVCGAVNGVIIAYGRVPSIVVTLGTLAIFRGIDAILSSGRQISSSMVPPGWLAWTAGRFLGVSLLVYIGLLLFIVFAVFLRTTRVGRDVYATGSNPAGADLIGIRTKARTFTAFVISGTLAGFAGAMWASHFATVDGQLAYGLELTLVASVVVGGVSLRGGTGSVLGVLLGTITLIIIQNAITVARINPSYLQAFFGGAILLTVLVDTLLSRRSTRGVR
- a CDS encoding metal ABC transporter permease, with product MFNFDNYGELLALLHNSIIAGALLGIMGGLIGVFVMMRDLPFAVHGISELSFAGAALFLLLGLNVVVGSVVGSLAAALIIGVLGVRARDRSSVIGVLMPFGLGLGVLFLALYPGRSANKFGLLLGQIVAVDDPQLFWLGGVAVVVLGALAIMWRPLMFASVDPEIAAARGVPVRALSPVFMIVLGLTVAMSVQIVGALLVLSLLVTPAAAAMRVTASALWVPVLSTVFALISVVGGILLALGGSLPISPYITTISFTIWLICRFVGAQRARRGWSRREADRFDPAPEPV